CGGGACCGGGGGCGTCGTCGTCAGCGGGCGCTCTCGCGGAGAGTGATCGCGCGCTGCATCGCCTTGCGGGCCCTGGGGGTGTCGCGGGCGTCGTGGTAGGCGACCGCCAGCCGGAACCAGCAGCGCCAGTCGTCCGGCGACCGCTCGGTCTCGGCGCGCCGCAGGGCGAAGACCCGGTCGGCGGCGTCCCGGTCGATCCGTCCGCCGGGGGTGCGGGCGAGATCGTCGACCGGCAGCCCGCCCTCGGCCTCCAGCTCGGCGGCGAGCCGGTTGGCCCTGGTGACGAACTGGGTGTTCTTCCAGAGGAACCAGATACCGATGACCGGCAGGATCAGCACCGCGACACCGAAGGTGACCGTGAGCGGGGTGGCCTGCTGGAGGAGCATCACACCACGGCTGCCGACCAGGACGAAGTAGACGACGAGGACGGCGGCCGTGATCAGATAGGTGATTTTCGCGCGCATGCGATCAGCCCAGGTCGAGGAAGTGTTCCAGGCCGAAGGTGAGGCCCGGGGTGTGCACCACACGGCGGACGCCCAGCAGCACGCCGGGCATGAAGCTGCTGTGGTGCAGGGAGTCGTGGCGGATGGTGAGGGTCTCGCCCTCACCGCCGAGCAGGACCTCCTGATGGGCGAGGAGGCCGCGCAGCCGTACCGAGTGCACCGGCACCCCGTCGACGTCCGCGCCACGGGCACCGTCCAGGGCGGTGACCGTGGCGTCGGGCTGGGGCGGGCTGCCCGCCGCGGCCCGGGCTGCGGCGATGAGCTGGGCGGTACGGGTCGCCGTGCCGCTGGGCGCGTCGGCCTTGTTCGGGTGGTGCAGCTCCACCACCTCGACCGACTCGAACCAGCGGGCCGCCTGCTGGGCGAAGGCCATGGTCAGGACGGCGCCGATGGAGAAGTTCGGAGCGATGAGCACACCGGTGCCCGGGGCGGCGTCCAGTGCGGTCCCCAGCCGCGCGAGGCGGTCGTCGGTCCAGCCGGTGGTGCCGACGACGGCGTGGATTCCCTGGCCCACGCAGTACTCCAGGTTGGCCATGACCGAGTCGGGGTGGGTCAGCTCCACGACGACCTGGGCCCCGGACTCGGCCAGCGTCTCCAGCCGGTCGCCCCGGCCGAGGGCGGCGACCAGTTCCAGGTCGTCCGCGGCCGAGACGGCCCGTACCGCCTCGGAGCCGATACGGCCCTTGGCGCCGATGACCGCCACGCGCAACTTGCTCATCAGTTCTTCCTCAGTCCTCGGTGCTCTGCGCTCTGTACGCACTCACGGTGCTCAGTGCCTGTCGGGAACTCTCAGGAGGGACGCCCGGGACGTCAGGAGACCGTCTCGTGCAGCCGTTCCGCCTGGCGGTCCTTGAGCGGGCCGATCACCGCGAGCGAGGGTCGGCGGCCGAGGACTTCCGCCGCGACCTCCCGTACCTCGTCGGGGGTGACGGCCGCTATCCGGGTCAGCATGTCGTCCACGGACATCTGCGCGCCCCAGCACAGCTCGCTCTTGCCGATACGGTTCATCAGCGCGCCGGTGTCCTCCAGGCCGAGCACCGTGGAGCCCGAGAGCTGTCCGATGGCGCGGCCGATCTCGTCGTCGTCGAGACCGTGGGAGGCGACGCGGTCCAGTTCGTCCCGGCAGATCTTGAGCACATCGTGGACCTGGCTGGGACGGCAGCCCGCGTAGACGCCGAAGAGTCCGCAGTCGGCGAAGCCCGAGGTGTACGAGTACACGCTGTAGGCCAGCCCGCGCTTCTCGCGGACCTCCTGGAAGAGCCGGGAGGACATGCCCCCGCCGAGCGCGGTGTTCAGCACGCCGAGCGCCCAGCGGCGGTCGTCGGTGCGGGCGAGGCCCGGCATGCCGAGGACCACATGGGCCTGCTCGGTCCTGCGGTCGATCAGCTCGACCCGGCCCGCGGTGCGCACGGCGCGCTGCCCGTCGCGGGGCGCCAGCGGGACGGCGTCGACGCGGTCGAGGGCACCGGCCCGCTCGAAGGCGCGGCGGACCTGGCGGACGACGGTCGCGTGGTCCACGTTGCCCGCCGCGGCCACGACCAGATGGGTCGGGTCGTAGTGCTTGCGGTAGAAGCGGCGGACGCGATCGGCGGTGAGGGCGTTGACCGTGTCGACGGTGCCGAGGACCGGCCGGCCCAGCGGGGTGTCGCCGAACATGGTGTGCGCGAACAGGTCGTGCACACAGTCACCGGGGTCGTCCTCGGTCATGGCGATCTCTTCGAGGATCACCCCGCGCTCGGCGTCCACGTCCTCCTGGAGGATCAGCGAACCGGTGAGCATGTCGCAGACCACGTCGATCGCCAGCGGCAGATCGGTGTCGAGCACCCGGGCGTAGTAGCACGTGTACTCCTTCGCCGTGAAGGCGTTCATCTCCCCGCCGACCGCGTCGATCGCGGAGGAGATGTCGAGGGCCGAGCGGCGCTCGGTGCCCTTGAAGAGGAGGTGCTCCAGATAGTGCGTGGCGCCGTTGAGGGACGGCGTCTCGTCCCGGGAGCCGACGTGGGCCCAGATGCCGAAGGTGGCGGAGCGTACGGACGGCAGGGTCTCGGTGACCACCCGCAGCCCACCGGGGAGGGTGGTGCGGCGGACGGTACCGATGCCGTCCTCGCCCTTGAGAAGGGTTTGGGTACGGGCGACGGCCCGCGCCTGGGAAGAGGCGCGGGCCGTCGCACGGGAACTACGCGACGTCACTTGTCGGTGTCGTCCTTCTTGTCGGCATCGGCGTCCTCGCCCTCGACCACGGGGATCAGGGAGAGCTTGCCGCGGGAGTCGATCTCGGCGATCTCGACCTGGACCTTGGCGCCCACACCGAGCACGTCCTCGACGTTCTCCACCCGCTTGCCACCGGCCAGCTTGCGGATCTGCGAGATGTGCAGCAGACCGTCCTTGCCCGGGAGCAGGGAGACGAACGCGCCGAACGTGGTGGTCTTGACGACCGTGCCCAGGTAGCGCTCGCCGACCTCCGGCATCGTCGGGTTGGCGATGCCGTTGATCGTGGCGCGGGCGGCCTCGGCGGCCGGTCCGTCGGCGGCACCGATGTAGATCGTGCCGTCGTCCTCGATCGTGATCTCGGCGCCGGTGTCCTCCTGGATCTGGTTGATCATCTTGCCCTTGGGGCCGATGACCTCACCGATCTTGTCCACGGGGATCTTGACGGTGATGATCCGCGGGGCGTTCGGGGACATCTCGTCCGGCGTATCGATCGCTTCCATCATCACGTCGAGGATGTGGAGGCGGGCGTCGCGGGCCTGCTTGAGGGCCGCGGCCAGGACGGAGGCCGGGATGCCGTCCAGCTTGGTGTCGAGCTGGAGGGCGGTCACGAACTCCTTGGTACCGGCGACCTTGAAGTCCATGTCGCCGAAGGCGTCCTCCGCACCGAGGATGTCGGTGAGGGCGACGTAGTGCGTCTTGCCGTCGATCTCCTGGGAGATCAGCCCCATGGCGATACCGGCGACGGGGGCCTTCAGCGGCACACCGGCGTTCAGCAGCGACATGGTGGAGGCGCAGACCGAGCCCATGGAGGTGGAGCCGTTGGAGCCCAGCGCCTCGGAGACCTGGCGGATCGCGTAGGGGAACTCCTCGCGCGACGGCAGCACCGGCACGATGGCGCGCTCGGCGAGGGCGCCGTGGCCGATCTCACGGCGCTTGGGGGAGCCGACGCGGCCCGTCTCACCGACGGAGTACGGCGGGAAGTTGTAGTTGTGCATGTAGCGCTTGCGCGTCACCGGGGAGAGGGTGTCGAGCTGCTGCTCCATGCGGAGCATGTTGAGGGTGGTGACGCCCAGGATCTGGGTCTCGCCACGCTCGAACAGCGCGGAGCCGTGCACCCGCGGGATCGCCTCGACCTCGGCGGCCAGCGTACGGATGTCCGTGACGCCGCGGCCGTCGATGCGGACCTTGTCCTTGATGACGCGCTCGCGCACCAGGGCCTTGGTCAGCGAGCGGTAGGCGGCGGAGATCTCCTTCTCGCGGCCCTCGAAGGCCGGGAGCAGCTTCTCGGCGGCCAGCTCCTTGACGCGGTCCAGCTCGGTCTCGCGGTCCTGCTTGCCCGCGATGGTGAGGGCCTGCGCCAGCTCGCCCTTGACGGCGGCGGTCAGGGCCTCGTACACGTCGTCCTGGTACTCCAGGAAGACCGGGAACTCGCCCTCGGGCTTGGCGGCCTTGGCGGCGAGGTCGGACTGGGCCTTGCAGAGCACCTTGATGAAGGGCTTCGCGGCTTCCAGACCGGCGGCGACGACCTCCTCGGTGGGGGCCTCGGCGCCGTCCTTGACCAGCTGGACGGTCTTCTCGGTGGCCTCCGCCTCGACCATCATGATCGCGACGTCGCCGTCCTCCAGGACACGGCCGGCGACGACCATGTCGAAGACGGCGTCCTCCAGCTCGGTGTGGGTCGGGAAGGCGACCCACTGGCCCTTGATCAGGGCCACCCGGGTGCCGCCGATCGGGCCGGAGAAGGGCAGGCCCGCGAGCTGGGTGGAGCAGGAGGCGGCGTTGATGGCGACCACGTCGTACAGGTGGTCGGGGTTGAGCGCCATGATCGTCTCGACGATCTGGATCTCGTTGCGCAGGCCCTTCTTGAACGAGGGGCGCAGCGGCCGGTCGATCAGCCGGCAGGTGAGGATGGCGTCCTCGGAGGGACGGCCCTCACGGCGGAAGAAGGAGCCGGGGATCTTCCCGGCGGCGTACATCCGCTCCTCGACGTCGACCGTGAGGGGGAAGAAGTCCAGCTGGTCCTTGGGCTTCTTGGAGGCGGTGGTGGCCGACAGCACCATGGTGTCGTCGTCCAGGTAGGCCACGGCGGAACCGGCGGCCTGCTTGGCGAGGCGGCCCGTCTCGAAGCGGATGGTGCGGGTGCCGAAGGAGCCGTTGTCAATGACGGCCTCGGCGTAGTGGGTCTCGTTCTCCACTAGCGTTTTCTCCGTTACGTTGCGTCTTTATGTCCCCGGCGCCCGTGTGGCGGGGGACCGGCGGAGAAGCTCTCGAACTGGGCCGGTCTTCGATCGAAGCACCCGGGGCTGTGCACTCCGGGGGCCACTACCGAGGACCGGCGGTGAGTCGGCTTCTCGGGTCAGGTCTGTCGTTTTGCGGTGGTGCGTTGTGCGACCAGACTAAATGGCGTCCGGCCGCCCGCGCACGTACAGCGGGTCAGGCGCGTACAGCGGGTACGTCCTGACGGGCGTCCCACCGGCCCGTCACCCGGTTGCCGCCCCGCAGTGGCGGCAACAGCAAAGGAGCGGTCCCCGGGGGTGGGAACCGCTCCCTTCACGGCGTCTTACTTGGCGCCGCCGGCCGCACCGCGGCGGATGCCGAGGCGGTCGACCAGCGCACGGAAGCGCTGGATGTCCTTCTTGGCCAGGTACTGCAGCAGGCGGCGGCGCTGGCCGACCAGGATCAGCAGACCACGGCGGGAGTGGTGGTCGTGCTTGTGGGTCTTGAGGTGCTCGGTCAGGTCCGAGATGCGGCGGGAGAGCATCGCGACCTGGACCTCGGGGGAGCCGGTGTCGCCCTCCTTGGTGCCGAACTCGGCCATGATCTGCTTCTTGGTGGCGGCGTCGAGAGACACGGGTACTCCTCTTGAGTGTTCGAAGCGCCTGCGAGTGCCCCTGGTCTTGGTCTCAGGTGGCTTCCGTGACTCGGAGG
The nucleotide sequence above comes from Streptomyces clavuligerus. Encoded proteins:
- a CDS encoding polyribonucleotide nucleotidyltransferase gives rise to the protein MENETHYAEAVIDNGSFGTRTIRFETGRLAKQAAGSAVAYLDDDTMVLSATTASKKPKDQLDFFPLTVDVEERMYAAGKIPGSFFRREGRPSEDAILTCRLIDRPLRPSFKKGLRNEIQIVETIMALNPDHLYDVVAINAASCSTQLAGLPFSGPIGGTRVALIKGQWVAFPTHTELEDAVFDMVVAGRVLEDGDVAIMMVEAEATEKTVQLVKDGAEAPTEEVVAAGLEAAKPFIKVLCKAQSDLAAKAAKPEGEFPVFLEYQDDVYEALTAAVKGELAQALTIAGKQDRETELDRVKELAAEKLLPAFEGREKEISAAYRSLTKALVRERVIKDKVRIDGRGVTDIRTLAAEVEAIPRVHGSALFERGETQILGVTTLNMLRMEQQLDTLSPVTRKRYMHNYNFPPYSVGETGRVGSPKRREIGHGALAERAIVPVLPSREEFPYAIRQVSEALGSNGSTSMGSVCASTMSLLNAGVPLKAPVAGIAMGLISQEIDGKTHYVALTDILGAEDAFGDMDFKVAGTKEFVTALQLDTKLDGIPASVLAAALKQARDARLHILDVMMEAIDTPDEMSPNAPRIITVKIPVDKIGEVIGPKGKMINQIQEDTGAEITIEDDGTIYIGAADGPAAEAARATINGIANPTMPEVGERYLGTVVKTTTFGAFVSLLPGKDGLLHISQIRKLAGGKRVENVEDVLGVGAKVQVEIAEIDSRGKLSLIPVVEGEDADADKKDDTDK
- the rpsO gene encoding 30S ribosomal protein S15: MSLDAATKKQIMAEFGTKEGDTGSPEVQVAMLSRRISDLTEHLKTHKHDHHSRRGLLILVGQRRRLLQYLAKKDIQRFRALVDRLGIRRGAAGGAK
- a CDS encoding M16 family metallopeptidase; amino-acid sequence: MTSRSSRATARASSQARAVARTQTLLKGEDGIGTVRRTTLPGGLRVVTETLPSVRSATFGIWAHVGSRDETPSLNGATHYLEHLLFKGTERRSALDISSAIDAVGGEMNAFTAKEYTCYYARVLDTDLPLAIDVVCDMLTGSLILQEDVDAERGVILEEIAMTEDDPGDCVHDLFAHTMFGDTPLGRPVLGTVDTVNALTADRVRRFYRKHYDPTHLVVAAAGNVDHATVVRQVRRAFERAGALDRVDAVPLAPRDGQRAVRTAGRVELIDRRTEQAHVVLGMPGLARTDDRRWALGVLNTALGGGMSSRLFQEVREKRGLAYSVYSYTSGFADCGLFGVYAGCRPSQVHDVLKICRDELDRVASHGLDDDEIGRAIGQLSGSTVLGLEDTGALMNRIGKSELCWGAQMSVDDMLTRIAAVTPDEVREVAAEVLGRRPSLAVIGPLKDRQAERLHETVS
- the dapB gene encoding 4-hydroxy-tetrahydrodipicolinate reductase gives rise to the protein MSKLRVAVIGAKGRIGSEAVRAVSAADDLELVAALGRGDRLETLAESGAQVVVELTHPDSVMANLEYCVGQGIHAVVGTTGWTDDRLARLGTALDAAPGTGVLIAPNFSIGAVLTMAFAQQAARWFESVEVVELHHPNKADAPSGTATRTAQLIAAARAAAGSPPQPDATVTALDGARGADVDGVPVHSVRLRGLLAHQEVLLGGEGETLTIRHDSLHHSSFMPGVLLGVRRVVHTPGLTFGLEHFLDLG